Part of the Candoia aspera isolate rCanAsp1 chromosome 1, rCanAsp1.hap2, whole genome shotgun sequence genome, agtccagcaccttaaccactagaccaaaatggtTGTCATATGTCACATACTAcactttaaataatttaatataaataatatagccCTGTACCACGTACTTAGTTTTTAACACTACGAAGTCTTTCTTAGAAATTAAAGCTAAGTGTGCATCATTAACATATACTTTAGTTTTTAAGGTCACTTTGCAGGTGCTATGACAGTGTAAAACCTTTACTCACAATCCTCCTAAACAGTTTGCCAATGAAACTTGAGCTTTTAATAAACGGTGGAAATTCATTCTTATTGAAAAAAAGGGCacaaaaattaaattgttttgatTGCCCATTCTGGCTAATAGAAGCCCAACTGTCCTCACAGGTTCACTGCATGCATAATTTGTTTAGAGCAAAGTGCCAGATGCCTAGCTATGACATTCATTCAATTGTTCTTTATACCCATGTATTTCAGAGCTACGTGTCTCCACTtctttaaagctattttaaacaCACAAAAACTGAAGCTACTGTGTATGTAGTGTTGCATTTGCAGATAGACGTTCAGATAAAGGTTCTATTTTCTGCCACATGCCTGGAAACTTTTTTCCAACCTTCCAGCACCAGGGTTggtatggaaggaaagaagagccaCTAAGAAATGGCTTTCAGTTATTAAAACATAGATTTTTGTATGTCTGAGGCAAAAATCCAGCTACATTGTTAGACTAGGTTGATCCCACTATCCCACAACCAGAAGTATCTTCATGCAGAATTCCTTTCAGGGCTGCCAGTGGAAAAGATTAACCCCAGGCTGGGAGCAAGAAAAAgtcaccccctcccccaatcttCCCTCTGCTTGCAGCACTCTTATGTCCTTAAATATGCAGTGCTTAAATAAAGGACTGGAGGTTAAGCGACAGATTAAGTTCTGGTCCCCCAACAGTTTTATTTAAACAaagttgtaaaaataaaaaacaatgagTAAAACTTGGAAGTCCATGACTTCAAAGTCAAAAAATCAAAAACCTTGCATCAGTCATACATTAGGACCAAAAGTGAACATTAACACAGTGGTTAAAACAGAGCATCTGATCATATGTATTCAGAAGATAGCTGGTAATTCCAAGTACAACAGCACTAGAGTATAATGGACTAGTGTGAATGAACTGTTGATGGTTTGTGTAAATATTTAAACTGCTCTGATTTTGTAGAAGCAATAAAATCTTTTCAAATCCCCATTAGCTGCTTTCACAAAATGTTTACAAAAGATAGACCCCCAAACACAGCCTAAATAAATAGTTTGTCTTAAACATAATTGGGTTAGTTGTTCAACAATGGCATATCAGTGTCCATCGGCACAGGAGCAAGTTCACACAAATAAAATAACGTAGCTTCACTGGCTTCTGCTTCCGTCAGCGGTTCCAGACGAACAAGTTTACTTTGGGTTGGTTGAGTATCCAGACTGCTTTCGAGGAGCTCATCTACTTCTATTGGTTTATCTACAGAAGGTGTGGTTTCTGGTGTACTCTCCGTTGCTGTGCTTGGGTTTCCATCAAACAATGCAAGGAGGGGGAAGGCAGTATATTGAATGAGCTGCTTATCTACAGTGGAAGAAACAAGCCAAAccaaagcaattattttaaacaCCCGCAAACATCATTTGTGTATTTTTACAGAATGAAAGTGAACAAAAATATGTTCAATATAGGGCATTATCAGTATGCATTGATGACTACATTATGCTCGTatctaaaaaataaacaatttccaTAAAATGTGAACACTGGACAAACAATTTTACAGTATGAAAACTCATAGTCACCTGCTTTAGCATTAGAATTAGGCACATTTTGCGAGTCTTGTTGAGGACTACTACTTCTCATAGTTTCAATTCCCTTTGTTTCTACCTACAAAAAAGATGAGATGAAGAAAATGTTATACTAAAGAACAGAGCCTATCAAAgtaaaatacaggtagccctcacttaatggCTATTTGTTCcacgaccgttcgaagttatgacggcactggaaaaatggtacttatgcccagttcttgaagttatggccattgcagtgcccctgcaatCACGTGTTCAacatttgggcgcttggcaactcaCCCGCCTTTACGACCATAGGGTGTGCTTCAACTTCCCCCAACCCACCTATCTctccccccatttctgcccttttggccaccctgtgcTCCGCTGCCCTTGCCGCCCTGTGCTCTGCCACTCCCAACTGACCTTTGCCGTCTTTCTCCACTGTTGGCGAGGCATACCCAgcctggcctttcacaaggcagctgctggctgtgcaCCTTTTTCCTGAGGCCGCACGCAACCTTCCTGAAGTCACAagcggccagcagctgcctcatgaaggggggaagaagatggtgaaggtgaGTTGGGGGCGGCAGGGGTGGCAGAGCATAGGCTTGCTTGCACCCCCTCCCACCCCCGGCAGCAGCCATGCCCAGTCCAGATGCAGTCCCGCTGGGCCATGGCACGCACTTAccagcctgccagcctgcttgcaaaccACCCAGGACtcgtgacttcctgccagcttccccattcactttgcttgttggaagccggcaggaagttgcaaggaggtcctcacttaatgacccacaattcttgtttaatgatggcaatggggactgccaggattgccactgctaagcgatgtggtcatgtgatgttgcgctttatgaccgcatctcttaatgatggaaattctggtcccaatcactgttattaaccgaggactacctgtattctgcaGCAGTCTTTAAAAATCTGTGAGATGCTATAGCTAGAACAAACAATAGAGTATTCAATAGAACACAGTGACAAACTTACATTCAGCAATGTACTTAGAAGTAAGTATttggaattttaaatatttaaaatttgtatttccTCTACACATATGAAAAACAGCCTGGAGACATTAATACTATAATATACAAAGAGTAATTTTATTCCAACCACATAAatactttaagatgtgcaaagcATTCTGTACACACAGCAGCTTGTTTTGAATGGTCTGGTCCTGAACCAAAATATACATGTATGCAATATTCTGGTCCATCCATGGAACAAAATGGGGCTGTTTTGATATGGGCAGAAATGGTTTTAAAGGAATGACGAGGGAAAAAGCCAAGATGCTGGCAGATGAGGAGAGACAGGGAGAAAAGGAGGGTTATTGGAAGGTTCCGACACACGGGTCTGCCAGTGGGACATGCTGTGCTGGAATACTGGCAGCGGctgaagggagggaaaaaagaaaagaccctAGAAAGGTGGAGTGAGAAGCAGGCTGGGGATGTGCAGTGCTGCAAGCTGCTAAGGGAAGGTGCGGAGAAAGGAACTTTGTCCAATTTGCCCAGCCAGATTTTGTTTCATCTGAAACGTGAAACAACCTCATTCAGGGATTCAGTACTGCCAAACTGTGGGTCACCTGAAATTGTTCGGCAGAGCTTCTGGAACATAACAGCTCGTTCCAGGTTCAAACCAAAATAATTTTCCTCATTTTACATACCTCCATAGTTCTAAAAACATTTTCATGAAATTGTAGCACATTCCTGTAAGGATGTactagatagataaaataaagaaCGTGGAAACTAGTAAACGTGTAATGTAAAAGAGGCTGAGAACAGTCTAGTACTAGACAGCATGGCAATTAAACAGAACTAGTCTTAAATTATGACCTTGCTAAGATTCGTATATTGTTATATAAGAACATGTTACATTTTAACACATTTCACTGCTGTGCTAATGTAAAACTTACTTTTGTACTACTGATATGACCTGTTGGGTTCATCTGCACGGAACTTGAAAAAAGCTGAGCAAGACAAAATatatatcacattaaaaaaaaacattctaaataataaagctggctatttttaaactgCACCAATGCTTTGTTTCTGAAAATATCTATATTAGAAATATCCTTCAAAAAACTTAagtacaaactttttttttgttttctctgaaaCTTTAAACTTTGCAGTTGGCATTAATATAGAACCTtaacataatatttttttaaaaaaaagagtttttttattttataaaattgaagccagaaaaaaaaaaagcagtcaatATTTACATCCACCAGAAGATCCGGATCTATGCTGAACTGCCGTCCTGACAGCATGGCCTGAAAATCCTCTAAACTGCAGTCAATGCTCTCAAGGTAATCCAGGAGTTCCACCCTAAAAGAAAGACAAGTCCATGACACCCTAGCTTTTTGAGCAGTAAGTTCTCAGAGTCcgtctttggggggagatgggtggtagtacaaatttgagaaataagtgAGTTGTTCCCTGCTTGCCACCTTGCGCttctaaaataaaagaaaaagatgctCTTCTTTTCCATATAAtgtaaaaatatttgaatatttttttctccagtcTCCAAAGTATCAACTAGTACAAAGTATGAAATCCAAGGAAAGCTTGGCCTACATAAAGCCTTAGAGACAACCACTCAGGCTGAAATTCATCTGTAACTGATGCATGATATTTATCAAGAAGAGAGACCAACAGTGTCCATGGAAATTGATTTGACAGAAAAACCTAATTATTTAGGAATTTAAAGATTTAGAATACATGTTTATTATTGTGGATTCAAACAAGCAGCCCAATTATACTAAAACCACTGAATTCAAAATTTAAGATTCTACAGTAAACAGATTGGGATCTTGTGCATCTAGCCTGTTCCAAAAAGTAGAACAGATAATaagcatatttaaaatatatgtgcaATGCAAAGTTTTTAAAAGGGGGAGAGAATAAGATGGTGCATGAACTTTAAAATTAAAGATAATGTGAAGAAAGTAACACATAACTCACTTTCCAAGAAGATTGATATTTTGTGAGATCACTCCATTTTCACTAAGAATGGAATCCATCATTGAGACTGGGTCTTCTGCTGTTAAAGTTGATTGGCTGTTTAACTGAACAGCACTAGACATTAATGGGTTTGCACCCTCAGTGGAAGGACTCATAGATTCATCAGATGAAATACCAACTGGTTCAGCATTTGTATTTTCTTGAATTATAGGAGTATATTCATCCTCATTATCATCTTCTACTATTACAATGTCAGGACTATAGCTGAAATGAAAAtgtaagattaaagaaaagaaagccttttcttttgcagtttGATTGAAGTAAAGAAAAGCTATAAAACTCTTTTCCACATGTGATGTTAGATAGGATTTCTGTTTCTGTACTCACCTCTGAATAATCGGATGTTCAACATATTTTTGAGGTGGTAACAGAAGGGAGACTACAGGCTTACACAACAGACGTAATTTCACACATTCCAAATTCACATTTTCTTAAACTGAATAATGTGACACCCTAAAGACTAACCAATGTATATTTAtgtaggctttttttaaaaaatcacaatccATTTCATTAGACCCAAAAAGCATTTCCAACAATACATGTTAGACTTTATTGCTTTcgctgcaaaaaacaaaaacagtttctttaggtgagcaatttccaaaagagcTCTGCAAAGCAAACCAGGATTATTAATAATTTAGTAGTTGTTTGCTACTAGTTCTTATGGCTGAAATGATCTGAATCAGAAACTCTTACCAGATCTTAGCACTactatattaataaaaatgtatgaatTCTTACAACTTTATTTACAGAAGTACAACTACAGACATCAATGAAGGATTGCCCAAAATTGCAATGCTCATAACATATAGATGTTTCTTACTTTGAATCTGAAACGGTGTCTTCACTGGCTTCTGGAGTAACAGGTGCCTTTTCTTCATCCCCACTATCATCAGTGATGTCATAGATAATAATGTCATCTGACAGTTGTTCTCTTTGCTTTAAACCATCATTCCTGTTGTGTGAAACCTGTCCATTTACAAGCTGTAATAACATAATTGCATaagaaataaagataaaacataGGAAATAAGGGTAGAAATACCACTTCCTCAAAGTGgatgaaaaacaattaaaagtactaCATTCAGAATGTATTTGAAATGGATTTACAAATCATTAGTTCAAACACATAATTTCaaagaaattatttgaaatatgaTTTCTAACAGGATAATTATTCTTACAGCATTAAGAGTATTAGTTTGACTAAAAGAAACACTGTATTGTAACACAGAGGTTCTTCTTTGATTTGGGGATTTTGCGGGAGGGGAAATGAACACACTTGCACCTAATCCCAGCTACCAAAGGAAGAATATTTGATTCTTCCAAAGGTTTATTAGTAGTTTTCACTTCTGTCCTGGAGACATTAAGTTTCTCAAT contains:
- the HSF2 gene encoding heat shock factor protein 2 isoform X2 — protein: MKQQQPVMSAASTGAAAAAAAAAATAVPAFLSKLWALVGDAPSNQLITWSQNGQSFLVLDEQRFAKEILPKYFKHNNMASFVRQLNMYGFRKVVHVDSGIVKLERDGPVEFQHPYFKQGREDLLEHIKRKVSSSKPEENKIRQEDLSKIISSAQKVQIKQETIESRLSALKRENESLWREVAELRAKHLQQQQVIRKIVQFIVTLVQNNQLVSLKRKRPLLLNTNGAPKSNLFQQIVKEPAENKHHLVNGQVSHNRNDGLKQREQLSDDIIIYDITDDSGDEEKAPVTPEASEDTVSDSNYSPDIVIVEDDNEDEYTPIIQENTNAEPVGISSDESMSPSTEGANPLMSSAVQLNSQSTLTAEDPVSMMDSILSENGVISQNINLLGKVELLDYLESIDCSLEDFQAMLSGRQFSIDPDLLVDVETKGIETMRSSSPQQDSQNVPNSNAKADKQLIQYTAFPLLALFDGNPSTATESTPETTPSVDKPIEVDELLESSLDTQPTQSKLVRLEPLTEAEASEATLFYLCELAPVPMDTDMPLLNN
- the HSF2 gene encoding heat shock factor protein 2 isoform X1: MKQQQPVMSAASTGAAAAAAAAAATAVPAFLSKLWALVGDAPSNQLITWSQNGQSFLVLDEQRFAKEILPKYFKHNNMASFVRQLNMYGFRKVVHVDSGIVKLERDGPVEFQHPYFKQGREDLLEHIKRKVSSSKPEENKIRQEDLSKIISSAQKVQIKQETIESRLSALKRENESLWREVAELRAKHLQQQQVIRKIVQFIVTLVQNNQLVSLKRKRPLLLNTNGAPKSNLFQQIVKEPAENKHHLVNGQVSHNRNDGLKQREQLSDDIIIYDITDDSGDEEKAPVTPEASEDTVSDSNYSPDIVIVEDDNEDEYTPIIQENTNAEPVGISSDESMSPSTEGANPLMSSAVQLNSQSTLTAEDPVSMMDSILSENGVISQNINLLGKVELLDYLESIDCSLEDFQAMLSGRQFSIDPDLLVDLFSSSVQMNPTGHISSTKVETKGIETMRSSSPQQDSQNVPNSNAKADKQLIQYTAFPLLALFDGNPSTATESTPETTPSVDKPIEVDELLESSLDTQPTQSKLVRLEPLTEAEASEATLFYLCELAPVPMDTDMPLLNN